The region ATTCTTACCAAATGTAGAAGAAAAGCTTGAaaaatgccttggaaatctcgaaattgtgagagagaatttgagagaaaagatgtgtttgatctttggtggagAAATGAGAAAAGTGTGTGGGAATGAGGGAAGAGAGAGGGATGTTCCAGCTCAAAAACGTGAGTATGAGTGGGAAAAGTACCCTTGAATGACCATGTATGGTGGTGAggggtgtgggttagtcatggagtgggtatgggggtggttgcttgtgtttAACACtatggcaaagtcaacactccaccacaaaATCTTACTtgatagattttattcttaaataaagatTTCCTTAAAAATATGTTGAATTTATGAATATATGGGTCCTTATATGCTAAAATATGAATTTGGGTAAAAATCCCgctttaaaatgatgaaaaacgggcttaaaacggagtcgtggttgaaaaccgggtgaaaaatgaGAAATTTCGAAGTTTTGGGCGAGCGTGCGGTCATCAGCAGCCTTGGAACCGGAGTGGCTCGACTGCTGAGGCGGATCCGAGGAGAAGGGACTGCGGTCCGAAGGCTCGATGCAGTCAGAAGGCGAGGCTCGCTGCGGCTGGACGGCTACGGTCTCTTTGGCTGCAGTTTCGGATGGCTGCGGTCTCCTTTGCTGCGACTTCGGATGGCTACTTCGGCTTGACCCCCTTGACCTCAGTTCAAGAAGGACTTGGCCCCTAtagagaggcttcggccctaagGGGCTATTTTCCAATGTATCACTCCTCCTTGAGTGATTTTTCACCAAGATAAGTGAcgggatgccccaaatgattataaaactcgAAAGAggtttttgagagagatttgacatacttggagagatttttcatactgagagagatttgggaggcattccacattcttggagatatttgggagagatttgacatacttggagagattcctcatacagagagagatttgggagggattccatattcttggagagatttctcatacgaagagagatttgagagagattccacattcttggagatatttgggagagatttgacatacttggagagatttctcatatggagagagatttgggagagattgaaTGAAAGAGGTTGAGAGAGACTTCTTTcgagacctttttgagtgtttggctctgTAATTTAAGGTTCGTAAACCTCGTTAAGTCTTGTTATGACTTATGACTGTCATATGCCCCCGAGGGTtaaggaataatgttttatcgagtagtttcgtcacttgccctgattagggtttagagtttccgaacacgtgaaaactctaagtgatactttgcatTAAGAATGCGAGTTGTTTAATAAGAAACATAATGAAgaccctagtatacaagggttagatgagttgaccggtttgacttgttgactttagttgactttgacttgaccgagaATTGATGGTTGTCACAGGTCGAGTAGGTAGTATGGAGATGTTTGACAGGTAGATTCATAGTCTCATGTGCTTATGTATTTGTTTGattatatatgtcgacatatcgTGATGATtgaggttgaggcggtcctactgtGTGTTGTAGGATAAGATACTTGATGCGGGCCGGTTGTAAgccgtaggcacggaggctcgggaggagcggttgggttgaggcaacaGGCCAACATACCTGAGGAAATTCAGTTCGATGACTGGGGACCTAATTTTCATGCTTGTATATGTTTtgtggtgtgtggtattttgggggaactcattaagcctcgtgcttacccagttgtttatgttttcaggtaccATCGATGATTGTGGGAAGGCGAAGACGTGACTGTCCACACTTATTAGCAACATTGAGGATTCCATGTTTATTATATTACTCCGATTTTTAACAAATATAATTTGGAACAAATGATTTTCTTAACATGAATTTTATAATTGTgaagttttaccttaattaaaatgaaaatttttgattgtgaaaatgggatgttaaaaaaaaaaaaaactcaatgaccaaatgtgtacaagtcaaaaaaatatattacccttttaagtcattatccctttcttAAAAAGTTCCAAGTAACTATCTAAACTTTGTCTAATCTTTGTAGATTTAGAATTAAGGGCGTTTGTGGTGCAAACCATatctaaaaaaattatttgtatTTAAAGTCTGTAAGTTGTATAAATGATATTAGACTATAGTGATAGAAAATGATACTAAAAAAACAAACTACGTTGTACATACACACATGTCTTTTACAAGAAGGTTTGTGATATTTAGAAGATCTTTTAGGTACGTGAGATTtagagaatttttttttattaattttataaaaagagAATGCACATATTGTTTAGTATTCCGTTTCTAAATAACAAACAATCTTCGGTAAAAATGTTAGTTCATCCGCAGACAAAAAAGCTCAAGAAAGATTTCTAGAAAACACAACACTAACATCATATAAGAAGCTAAATATTGAATTACTCCACTTATcccctaccccccccccccccccccccacccacacacacatacacacaccccTTCTCCTAACCCCCCTTTTGCACATAAACATACTTTATTTACCCATTTCACTCCCCCATTTTTTTCACTAAAAGGGAGGTATGTAAAGTCGATCACCAtcaaattttattataaaagtatATTACATGATCGTCTTCATGATTATCTTTTGTTTTTCGCTTAAACTGTACTTATAATTAGAGGCTCCATACGACCGAATACTGTGACCGCTGACAGAGAATTAAATGGAGGTTCTTCCTCGAGTATTGTCATAATCTCACACTCGACAAAAGAGCTTTACAATatatagggatgaaagtgggtccaaactcgATCCGAATGGACCCGAACTCGAAAAACCTAAAAACCGATTAAGAGGATTTTGTAGAATCAAAAATTAGACCGCTATATAGGAACCAATTATGGTTTGGTTTCAGGAAGGTatcgggtaaagtgggtctagaacaaAAAACccgaaaatatcaaagtgggtcGGGTGGAACTAGGTAAAGTGAGTCTAGAATTGGAAAACCAGGAAAACCAACTCTTTTTGGTAATCACTTAGTCGATTGAACTTTGAAaaatttcagctttgatatcatGACTTGGGGAACTGCAAGTCATTGAgaataaaccaaaaatgacaaaattatattctaaaatcatgtacaaactctaaactatgcGTTGAAAAAAACCGCATgttaatccgacttaaaacgaattagatatgcatgttctaaaattttcacaaaatataaaaaaatgctgaaaaaaacagaaaattttcagctttgatatcccgcCTTTGGGGGACTTTAAGtcaatgaatatgaaaccaaaaatgacaacattatagtctaaaataatgTACAAACTCTAAGTTACATGTTGCAAAAAACCGCATGCCAATCCGATttgaaacgaattagatatgcatgtttttaaatttttatagaATACAAAAAAGCCGAAAAACAGAAAATTTCCCGCCTTGATATCCCAAATTTGGGGGATCGTAAGTTAATGAATACGAAACCAAAAATGGGAacattatagtctaaaatcatgtatatACTTTAAACTACACACCGGAAAAAACCACATGCGAATCCGGCTTCAaatgaatgagatatgcatgttttaaacttttcacaAAAATCGGTTCCTGTTCCTAACACCGGTTCCAGTTCTTAAACCCATACCCAAAGGAGCCGAAACTCGGATTACCCAAAACACAGATAAAGCCGTTCTTTAAACCCAAAATCCGGACCGGTTCTACATATTGCGGTTCTAACAGTTTCAATTTCGGTTCAGTTTTCAgttttaaatctcatccctaACAAATGCCATGACCGCAATAACTAACTTTAGTGGTTAGTTATGACTAGGGCTGTAAACAAACCGAACGAATACGAACAAagcttgttcatgttcgtttgttTAAGTTAGCCGAACAAACGAACGAATACGAATGTATAAACAAATGAGTTTTCTTGTTTATGTTCAttcgtttaacaaattacattgttcatgttcgttcgtttatgttcgtgaacatggTAAACTAACATAAACgaacaaagataaacaaacataattgaacatatataaacataaacaaacatataatatagtaatgtaataaaaacaattgaacatatatgaagATAAATAAACTTAAACAAATGAACATAAATGAATGTAAACGAACAACATAAACGAATGTTCATgaacataaatgaacgaacaaAACTATTATTCATATTCTTTCGTTTAACAAAACGAACATGAATTTGcgttcatgttcatgttcgttTATAGCCCTAGCTATGACCATGTAGtctttttggaccaaaatggaCATTCAATTATTTAAAGCTAAAAAAAACAAGAAGAAGATATATCGGGGGTGAAAATGTAATTGCAGGAAACTTAAGAGGGTCCTTAAACCATTTATCCAAACCGGCAAAACCCCATTTCGCTGTCAAAAACCCCTGCCTCTGCTACTCACTGATACGTCCCACCGTCTCTTTCTCCGATAAACCTCCGGCAGATTGCAGCTCCGGCGAAAAGCCTCGACTATCCACATACGTCGAATTCGGAGTTACTCTCTTCGGTACTCATCGTATCTTGATTAATTTTATATGTGTGTTTCCTGCTTAGTTTAATCTGTATTGTATACATTCCTTAGTTTAAAAGCCCTTTTGGATTTGTTCTGATTGTTTAAGAACCTTATTCAAATTTCTCTTAGGTATGTAACCTGCTTTTGCACCGATATATACTATTTCTGATTTTTGGAAGCTGAAAGCACAACCCTGTTTTATTCAAAACCCTAGTCTTAAGCCGTTGAAACCGTGAAATTGTGCCAAATACCACTTTAGTGAAGCACGATTCTTTCTGAATCCAAGCTAGGGCTGTGCGTTCTTCAAGAAATTTGCGCAGACATGTTTATGTACTCCTTGTTTAATTGTGTGCCAAACAGGTCTTAATCTTTAGCATATGGACCTGATCGAATCAATTCATGACATCCCTGTGCAAAATCCATCAGTGGAAGATTTCTCTGCTTCTGACTTAAAGTGGATAAAGTTTGGGACTCCTGAACATCATGATGACGTGGCACTAATTCCATATGCTAGAGCTGAAGAATTCATCATTGGCGAGTGTTCTAATGTAGAATGCCCAACCCGTTTTCACATTGAGAGAGGAAGGAAACGTTCATTAGGCAGCCTGATGGAATTCAAGAGCGACGAATATCTTGAGTATAGACTGTAAGCATTTTGACAATTCTTTTAACTTTAATTTATGCTTGCTTTATAAACACCTAAATTCCAAAACACTTGATAAATTctcaattattatttatttatttatttatttttttctgtaTTCTTATAGGTACTGGTGCTCATTTGGTCCTGAAAACTATGGGGAAGGCGGAATCATATTACCAAGCAGAAGATACCGACTCAACACCCGAAACCGGGCAGCCCGGCCTCAATCAATGCGTGGCTGCACGTGTCATTTTGTTATAAAAAGATTATACGCGCGTCCATCTCTTGCCCTCATAATCTACAACAACCGCCGCCACGTCAGCAAATCCGGATTCATCTGCCATGGGCCCCTCGACCGGGACGCCATTGGTCCCGGTGCGAAGAAAATCCCGTATGTGGGACACGAAATCCAACAACAGACGATGTCGATGATTTATCTTGGGATTCCGGAAGAAAATGTTTTGGAGAAACATATAGAAGGGATACAACGGTATTGTGGTTCGGATTTGAAAGTGAATTCGATTGCTTCACAGTATGTTCATAAACTTGGGATGATAATTAAACGATCGACACATGAATTGGATTTGGATGATCAAGAAAGTGTGAGGATTTGGGTGGAACGGAATAAGAAATCCATTTTTTATTATCGGGATTCTTCGGAAACGGAACCTTTTATTCTTGGGATTCAAACCGAATGGCAGTTGCAGCAGATGCTTAGGTTTGGACATCGGAGTCTTATAGCAGCGGATTCAACTTTTGGAATCAAGAGATTAAAGGTGCATACTTGTATTCTACCTCTATTTTCTATGtggggtttattatttatttatttatttattttcttcagTTTGGATAAATTGTTGTATACATACGGTCTGTTTCTTTTCTAGACAAAATAAACCGTCTAAATGAGACTAAATGACCATGTTACCCtttaattctatttttttttttcacaaattcaTCGGTTTTAGTGTGAGAGGAGTTGGAAGGATAAGAGAAGAAGGGTAAATAGGTAAAGGGTTAgtgtcttaatagattaagctaagtttttttttttttttttgtcttaacTCATCGAgctcattaagtcaaaaagaaacaacccCTTAGCTTCTGAAATCCTATAGCCTTGATgtgtttttgttttaaaatttctgATTGCAGTATCCTTTGTGCACActtcttgtgtttgattcgagACAACACGCACTCCCTGTAGCATGGGTAATTACTCGAAGTGTTGCAAAATCCGATGTATGTAAGTGGATGAAAGCTCTTCTTGGCCGTGTTCGTGCTGTTGACCCAACATGGAAAGTCAACGGATTTATTATTGATGATGCAGCAGTAGAGACTGATCCCATAAGGTATGCTATTCATTCCTGAAATTAATGATTCTTTTTGCGTATTGCTTATTTTCATattggttaaatgcaagaaataacaatgtactttcatttcttcctattacaactTTTTACTTtcaaaatctacccaattataggcTTAGAGCAATGCCATTCAAACAGAATGCAATTTTTATTGTTATAATAAGGATTTAAAATACACAAATAAATCAAAGTACGTTGCTAATTCTTACATTTAGCCCTTTCTGTATTGGGTTAAAGGTGCATAACGTATGTTATTCATTCCGGAAATTAATGCTTCTTTTTCCGTTTTACTTATATTTATACAGGTTTTAgcaagaaataacaacatactcTGTTGTAAAATCCTACTTTCCTTTTTTCCTATTacagcattgtactttaaaaatctGCTCAGTTATAGCAAGGTCAGTGCAATTTTCACTGTTATAAGAAAGAAATTACAATGCTACATTGGGTAGATTTTCCAAAGTACAATAGCTgga is a window of Lactuca sativa cultivar Salinas chromosome 1, Lsat_Salinas_v11, whole genome shotgun sequence DNA encoding:
- the LOC111893739 gene encoding uncharacterized protein LOC111893739 is translated as MDLIESIHDIPVQNPSVEDFSASDLKWIKFGTPEHHDDVALIPYARAEEFIIGECSNVECPTRFHIERGRKRSLGSLMEFKSDEYLEYRLYWCSFGPENYGEGGIILPSRRYRLNTRNRAARPQSMRGCTCHFVIKRLYARPSLALIIYNNRRHVSKSGFICHGPLDRDAIGPGAKKIPYVGHEIQQQTMSMIYLGIPEENVLEKHIEGIQRYCGSDLKVNSIASQYVHKLGMIIKRSTHELDLDDQESVRIWVERNKKSIFYYRDSSETEPFILGIQTEWQLQQMLRFGHRSLIAADSTFGIKRLKYPLCTLLVFDSRQHALPVAWVITRSVAKSDVCKWMKALLGRVRAVDPTWKVNGFIIDDAAVETDPIRETFSCPVLFSVWRVRRSWLRHVVKNCRNIEVQRQIFKRLGEIVYSIWGGVDPFLVLQKFIQDFVDQTDFMQYFNATWVPKIEMWLTTIKSLPLASQESSGAIESYHVKLKLKLFDDSHLGALQRVDWLVHKLTTELHSSYWLDRYADESDSFQTIKDEYVNSTSWHRASKIPNTNITLSPNTTKILSQTDTSRSHIVSNPGSEFAFCDCEWSLRGNICKHVVKVNTMCENLKGYQSSLSFHAFQDILVKMFEKPLDDSMELDLSMAWLGQIHGQIEKLVELNKSTDIGMVVNGLPLKWNSKKSRTLLARRPATVGPSLALTSANSGVNVRKKSRKRKRLSRIR